The stretch of DNA TACGCCTTCTCCGCGCTGTCGCGGTACGGCAGGTCGTGGTCGACGAGGAACTGGCTCATCTCCGCACGTCCGCCGAGCTCGGTGACGAAGTCCTGGTCCAGCCACGGCTTGTAGATCCGCAGGTTCGGGTTGGCGAGCAGCCCGTACCGGTAGAACCGCTCGATGTCGTTGCCCTTGAAGGTGGACCCGTCCCCCCAGATGTCGACGCCGTCGGACTGCATGGCGCGGACCAGCAGGGTGCCGGTGACGGCCCGGCCCAGCGGCGTCGTGTTGAAGTACGAGCGGCCGCCGCTCCTGATGTGGAAGGCGCCGCACGCGATGGCGGCCAGACCCTCCTCGACCAGCGCGGCCTTGCAGTCGACGGCGCGCGACAGCTCGGCGCCGTACGCCATGGCGCGGCCGGGCACCTGCTCGATCTCCGGCTCGTCGTACTGGCCGAGGTCCGCGGTGTAGGTGCACGGGATCGCGCCCTTGAACCGCATCCAGGCCACGGCCACCGAGGTGTCCAGGCCGCCGGAGAAGGCGATGCCCACCCGCTCGCCGACCGGAAGCTGCGTCAGAACCTTGCTCACATCACGTCCTTGTCTCGTGCGAAGTCTCGCGTGGAGTCACGCCCTGCCGCGAGGTCGAGGAACCGCTGGGCCACCGCCGCGCCGGTGTCCGACTCGGCGGCGATCACCAGGACGGTGTCGTCGCCTGCGATCGTGCCGAGCACGCCCGGCATGGTCGAGTGGTCGATCGCCGATGCGAGGAACTGCGCACCGCCGGGCGGCGTGCGCAGCACGACGAGGGGGCCGGACGCCTCTGCCGTGACGACGAGCTCGGCGGAGAGCCGAGCCAGCCGGGCGGCCAGGACCTCGGTGCTCTCGGCCTGCAGGGTCGCGCGGCCGCCGCCCTCGACCGGCACGGCGTAGACGAGGGTGCCCTGGTGGCGCACCTTCACGGCCTGCAGCTCGACCAGGTCGCGGGACAGGGTCGCCTGCGTCACCGTGACGCCCTCGGCGGCGAGCAGCTCGGCGAGCTCCACCTGGGAGTGGACCTGCTGCCGTGCCAGCAGCGCCGTGATCAGCGCCTGTCGAGCGGCCTTCGTCGACGGCACCGACGTGGTGGTCATGCGTGCCCCTGGAGCAGGTACGTCAGCAGCGCCTTCTGGGCGTGCAGCCTGTTCTCGGCCTCGTCCCACACCACCGACTGGGGCCCGTCGAGCACCTCCGCCGTGACCTCCTTGCCTCGGTAGGCCGGCAGGCAGTGCAGCACCAGCGCGTCGGGTGCGGCCAGGGCCAGCGTGGCGGCGTCGAGCTGGAAGGGGACGAACGGCAGCTGACGCTGCTGCGACTCGCCCTCCTGACCCATCGACACCCACGTGTCCGTGGCGACCACGTCGGCGCCGGCCACGGCCTCGGCACGGTCGTGCACCACGGTGACCGAACCGCCGGTGACCGCCGCGACCCCCTGCGCCGCGGCGAGCACCTCCGCGGCCGGCCCGTACTCCTGCGGTGTGCCGATCCGCACGTGCAGGCCCGCCGTCGCGCCGCCGAGCAGGTACGAGTGCGCCATGTTGTTCGAGCCGTCGCCGATGTACGTCAGCGTCCGCCCGGGCAGCTCCCCCACCCCGCCACGGTGCTGCGCGACCGTCAGGAGGTCGGCCAGCACCTGGCACGGGTGGAAGTCGTCCGTCAGCGCGTTCACTACCGGGACGCCCGCCTCGGCCGCCATCTCCTCGATCCGCGCCTGGGCGTGCGTGCGCCAGACGATGGCCGCGACCTGGCGGCCCAGCACCCGCGCGGTGTCCGCGATGGACTCACGAACGCCGATCTGTGCCAGGTTCCCGTCGACGACCACGGGGTAGCCGCCCAGCTCGGCGACGCCCGTGGTGAACGACACCTGCGTGCGCAGCGTCGGCTTGTCGAAGATCACGGCGACGGCCCGCGGTCCCTCGAGCGGCCGCCGCGCGAACCGGTCGGTGCGCAGCTCGAGGCCCAGCCGCAGGACCTCGGTCTGCTGGGCCGGCGTGAGGTCGTCGTCACGAAGGAAGTGCGCCATCAGCTGGCCTCCTGGCCCAGGTCGGCCGGCATGCCGGCGAGGAAGTCGACAAAGGTGCCGGCCTGCTCACGGGTGAGCACGTACGGCGGCGCGAGGCGCAGTGTGGTCGGCGTGCACGGGTTGACGATGAAGCCCGCCTCGAGCGCCCGTGCCGCGACGACGGCGGCGACGGGCGCCGTCAGCTCGACGGCGATCAGAAGACCCTCACCGCGCACGGTGCCGACCAGGGGGTTCCCGGTCGAGGCGAGGGCGGCACGCCACCACTCCCCCAGCTCGCGCACGTGGGCCAGCAGGCCGTCGCGTTCGATGACGCCCATGGTGGCGAGCGCAGCGGCCGCGGCCACCGGGTTGCCGCCGAAGGTCGTCCCGTGCTGGCCGCGGCCCAGGCACGCGGCGGCGTGCTCGCCGAACGCGATCAGCGCTCCGACCGGGAACCCGCCGCCGAGACCCTTGGCCACCGTCACGACGTCGGGCACGACGCCGCCGCCGATGTGCGGGTGCTGGAAGGCGAACCACCGGCCCGTCCGACCCATGCCGGACTGGACCTCGTCGAGCACCAGGAGAGCACCGTTCTGCTCGGTAAGCCGGCGCGCCAGTGCGAGGTAGCCCGGGGGGAGCGTCCGCACGCCCGCCTCTCCCTGCACCGGCTCCAGGAACAGCGCCGCGACCTTCTCGCCGTCCGTGGCGAACGCCGCCTCGAGCGCGTCCGAGTCGCCGAAGGGCAGGAACTCCACGCCCGGGGGCAGCGGCTCGAACGGCTCCCGGTAGGCCGCCTTGTGGGTCAGCGCCAGGGCACCCATCGAGCGCCCGTGGAAGGCGCCCTCGAGCGCGAGCAGCCGCGGGCGCGAGCCGGCGGAGTGCCGTCGGGTCAGCTTGACGGCCGCCTCGTTCGCCTCGGTCCCGGAGTTGGTGAAGAACACGCGCGAGCCGGCGGGCGCACCGGCTATCGCCAGGAGCCGCTCGGCGAGCGCCACCTGCGTGGGGCTGGCGAAGAAGTTGGAGACGTGGCCGAGCGTGCCGAGCTGCGCACTGATCGCCGCGGTGAGCGTCGGGTGCGCGTGGCCGAGGGCGTTCACGGCGATGCCGCCGAGGAGGTCGAGGTACCGACGACCGTCCGCGTCCCAGACCCATGCGCCCTCGCCCCGCACCAGCACGCGCTGCGGCGGTCCGAACGTGTCCATCACGGCGTGGGTGTACCGATCTGTCCACTCCGCGACGGAGCCGCCCTCGGTGGCGGTGGGCAGCGCGTCGTCGCCGGCGCCGACCGCCACGTGCCGTGCGGCGGTCATGCCAGCACCACCGGCACGGGCGCGGTGGCCGGTGCCTCCGGCAGCTCCTCGTCCGGCAGCACCATGGTGCCGACGCCGTCGGAGGTGAACACCTCGACCAGGATCGAGTGCGGCTGCCGGCCGTCGATGACGTGCGCGCGCCCGACGCCGCCGCGGACCGCCCGCCAGCAGGCCTCCATCTTCGGCCGCATCCCCGAGTCCAGCCGCGGCAGCAGCGCCTCCAGGGTGCTCGCGCGGATGCGCCGGACCAGGGAGCTGCGGTCCGGCCAGTCGGTGTACAGGCCCTCGACGTCGGTGAGGATGACGAGCTTGCGGGCGCCGAGGGCGATCGCGAGCGCGGCGGCGGCCGTGTCGGCGTTCACGTTGAGCACCTGGGTGGGGTCCTCGATGTCCGGTGCGACGGTGGACACGACGGGGATCCGCCCGGCGTCGAGCAGGTCGAGCACCGCGCCGGGGTTGACCTGCACGACGTCGCCGACCAGACCGACGTCGATCTCTTCGCCGTCCAGCACGACGTTGCGCCGCCGGGCCTGCAGCAGCCCGCCGTCCTCCCCCGAGAGACCGACCGCGTGCGGCCCGTGGGCGTTCAGCAGGCCGACGAGCTCGCGGGACACCTGGCCCGTGAGCACCATGCGGACGACGTCCATGGCCTCCGGCGTGGTGACGCGCAGGCCGCCGCGGAACTCGCTGGCGATGTCCAGCCGCTCGAGCATCGCGTTGATCTGCGGCCCTCCGCCGTGCACGACGACGGGCCGCAGGCCCACCTGCCGCAGGAACACCATGTCCGCGGCGAAGGCGCGCTTGAGCTCGTCGTCCACCATCGCGTTGCCGCCGTACTTGACGACGACGAGCGCGCCGCTGAACTTGCGCAGCCACGGCAGCGCCTGGATCAGCACCTCGGCCTTCTGGTCGGGGCGCAGGTCGGTGCGCGTGTCGAAGACGGCGTCCTCGGGGAGCGGGGTCGGGTTCATGTGGTGTACGCGCTGTTCTCATGGACGTAGCCGTGGGTCAGGTCGTTGGTCCACACCGTCGCGTCGGCCGTGCCGGCGTGCAGGTCGATCTCGATGTGGACCTCGCGGTTCGAGGCGAGGTCGACGCCGGCGCGGTCGGCCCAGGCGCCGCCGGCGCGGCACACCTGCACCCCGTTGACCGTCACGTCGACCTGGTCCGGGGCGAACGGCGCGACGGACTCCGGCACCGTGCCGATCTGCGCCAGCACGCGTCCCCAGTTGGGGTCGTTGCCGAAGACGGCGGTCTTCACCAGGTTCGACCGCGTGACCGCGCGTCCGACGGCCACCGCGGCCGCCTCGGACGACGCGCCGACGACGTGCACGGCAAGGTCGTGGCTTGCGCCCTCCGCATCGGCCACGAGCTGCCGGGCCAGCGAGGCGGACACCTGCCGCACGGCGTCGGCGAACTGGACGTAGTCCGGCAGGACGCCGGAGGCACCCGATGCGAGCAGCACCACCGTGTCGGACGTCGACATGCAGCCGTCGGAGTCCACCCGGTCGAAGGTGCTCCGGGTCGCACCCTGGAGGGCGGTGCGCAGGCCGCCCGCGTCGACCTGGGCGTCGGTGGTGAGCACCACGAGCATCGTGGCGAGGGCCGGAGCGAGCATGCCCGCGCCCTTGGCCATGCCCCCGACGGTCCACGTGCCGTCCGGCGTCTCGACCGAGACGTGCGCCGTCTTGGCCACCGTGTCCGTGGTCATGATCGCCGTGGCCGCCGCGAGGCCGCCGTCGGTCGACAACGCCGCAGCCGCCGTGTCGACCCCGGCGAGCAGCGCGTCGATCGGGACGGGCTGGCCGATCACACCCGTCGACGCCACCACGACGTCGCCGGACGAGATTCCGAGCACGTCGCCCACCTTCTCGGCGGTCTCGTGCACGTGCACGAAACCCTCGGGACCGGTGCACACGTTCGCCGAGCCGGAGTTGAGCACGACGGCCGACACGACACCGTCGCTGACGACCTGCCGCGACCACACCACGGGGTGCCCCACCACGCGGTTGGTGGTGAACACCCCGGCGCCGACCTGCGCCGGCCCGTCGTTCACCACCAGGGCGAGGTCAGGCCGGCCGGAGGGCTTGAGCCCGGCGACCACGCCCGACGCGCGGAACCCGGCGGGCGCCGTCACGCCGGGTGAGGTGCCCGGGCTGGTGCCGACCAGGGCGTCGGCGAGATGGTCCGTCACGGTGCCACTCCGTCCAGAGGGAGGCCGAGGACCTCGGGCAGGCCGAGGGCCAGGTTCAACGACTGCAGCGCACCACCGGCGGTGCCCTTGACCAGGTTGTCGATCGCCGTGACGGTGACGACACGTCCCGCAGCGGCGTCGAGCGCCACCTGCACCTCGGCGGTGTTCGACCCGACGACGGAGGCGGTGGTCGGCCAGCGGCCAGGCGGCAGCAGCCGGACGAAGGGCTCGTCGGCGTACGCCGCCTCCCACGCAGCCCGCAGCGCGGCGTCGTCGACCCCGGGCGCGATGCGGGCCGTCGTGGTCGCGAGGATGCCACGAGACATCGGCACGAGCACCGGCGTGAAGGACAGCGACACGGCGGCGGCCCCGGCCGAGCGCAGGTTCTGCGCGATCTCGGGGATGTGCCGGTGCGTACCCGCCACCGAGTAGGGCGCGGCCGCGCCGAGCGCCTCGGCGGCGAGCAGGTGCGGGCGCAGCGCCTTCCCGGCACCCGAGTAGCCGACGGCGAGCACCGCGACCACGTCCTGCGGGTCGACCAGCCCGGCGGCCACACCGGGCTGGAGGCCGAGCGTCACCGCCGTGACGTTGCAGCCGGGCACGGCGATGCGGCGCGCGCCGGCCAGCGCGGTCCGCTGCGTGTCGGCGTGCTCCGCGCGGATCAGCTCCGGCAGGCCGTAGGGCCACGTGCCGGCGTGCGGGCTCCCGTAGAAGGCCTCCCAGTCGGCGGCGTCGACCAGCCGGTGGTCGGCACCGAGGTCGACCAGCACGGCATCGGAGCCCAGCGCCTCCAGCTCGGCGGCGATCTGGCCGCTCGCACCGTGCGGCAGGGCCAGGACGACGACGTCGTGACCGGCGAGCGCCTCCACGGAGGTCGGCTCGAGCACACGGTCGGCGAGCGCGTGCAGGTGGGGGTGGTGCTCAGCGAGCACGCTGCCGGCGTTGTTGTGCGCCGTCAGGGTGCCGATCCGGGCCTCGGGGTGGGCGAGCAGCAGCCGCAGCATCTCGCCGCCTGCGTACCCGCTCGCGCCGGCGACGGCGACGGTGAAGGACATGTGCATGAACATACACCAGAGTGCACGACGATTCGCTGACACGCCACGCCACGCCGCAGGCGTTTTGATGGTGCCATGCGCGCTGTCGTCGCCACCGCCCCGGGCGGTCCGGAGGTCCTGCAGGTCGTCGAGCTCCCCGACCCGGAGCCACGCCCCGACGAGGCGGTGGTCGCCGTCGCCGCGGCGGGCGTGAACTTCATCGACACCTACCGCCGGTCGGGCATCTACCCGATGCGCTACCCCCACGTCGTCGGCTCGGAGGGCGCCGGTCGGGTGGTGGCGCTCGGCTCCTCCGTCACCGGGGTGGCGGTGGGCGACCGCGTCGCG from Cellulomonas sp. NTE-D12 encodes:
- a CDS encoding arginine repressor, with protein sequence MTTTSVPSTKAARQALITALLARQQVHSQVELAELLAAEGVTVTQATLSRDLVELQAVKVRHQGTLVYAVPVEGGGRATLQAESTEVLAARLARLSAELVVTAEASGPLVVLRTPPGGAQFLASAIDHSTMPGVLGTIAGDDTVLVIAAESDTGAAVAQRFLDLAAGRDSTRDFARDKDVM
- the argF gene encoding ornithine carbamoyltransferase; amino-acid sequence: MMAHFLRDDDLTPAQQTEVLRLGLELRTDRFARRPLEGPRAVAVIFDKPTLRTQVSFTTGVAELGGYPVVVDGNLAQIGVRESIADTARVLGRQVAAIVWRTHAQARIEEMAAEAGVPVVNALTDDFHPCQVLADLLTVAQHRGGVGELPGRTLTYIGDGSNNMAHSYLLGGATAGLHVRIGTPQEYGPAAEVLAAAQGVAAVTGGSVTVVHDRAEAVAGADVVATDTWVSMGQEGESQQRQLPFVPFQLDAATLALAAPDALVLHCLPAYRGKEVTAEVLDGPQSVVWDEAENRLHAQKALLTYLLQGHA
- a CDS encoding acetylornithine transaminase, with protein sequence MTAARHVAVGAGDDALPTATEGGSVAEWTDRYTHAVMDTFGPPQRVLVRGEGAWVWDADGRRYLDLLGGIAVNALGHAHPTLTAAISAQLGTLGHVSNFFASPTQVALAERLLAIAGAPAGSRVFFTNSGTEANEAAVKLTRRHSAGSRPRLLALEGAFHGRSMGALALTHKAAYREPFEPLPPGVEFLPFGDSDALEAAFATDGEKVAALFLEPVQGEAGVRTLPPGYLALARRLTEQNGALLVLDEVQSGMGRTGRWFAFQHPHIGGGVVPDVVTVAKGLGGGFPVGALIAFGEHAAACLGRGQHGTTFGGNPVAAAAALATMGVIERDGLLAHVRELGEWWRAALASTGNPLVGTVRGEGLLIAVELTAPVAAVVAARALEAGFIVNPCTPTTLRLAPPYVLTREQAGTFVDFLAGMPADLGQEAS
- the argB gene encoding acetylglutamate kinase produces the protein MNPTPLPEDAVFDTRTDLRPDQKAEVLIQALPWLRKFSGALVVVKYGGNAMVDDELKRAFAADMVFLRQVGLRPVVVHGGGPQINAMLERLDIASEFRGGLRVTTPEAMDVVRMVLTGQVSRELVGLLNAHGPHAVGLSGEDGGLLQARRRNVVLDGEEIDVGLVGDVVQVNPGAVLDLLDAGRIPVVSTVAPDIEDPTQVLNVNADTAAAALAIALGARKLVILTDVEGLYTDWPDRSSLVRRIRASTLEALLPRLDSGMRPKMEACWRAVRGGVGRAHVIDGRQPHSILVEVFTSDGVGTMVLPDEELPEAPATAPVPVVLA
- the argJ gene encoding bifunctional glutamate N-acetyltransferase/amino-acid acetyltransferase ArgJ — protein: MTDHLADALVGTSPGTSPGVTAPAGFRASGVVAGLKPSGRPDLALVVNDGPAQVGAGVFTTNRVVGHPVVWSRQVVSDGVVSAVVLNSGSANVCTGPEGFVHVHETAEKVGDVLGISSGDVVVASTGVIGQPVPIDALLAGVDTAAAALSTDGGLAAATAIMTTDTVAKTAHVSVETPDGTWTVGGMAKGAGMLAPALATMLVVLTTDAQVDAGGLRTALQGATRSTFDRVDSDGCMSTSDTVVLLASGASGVLPDYVQFADAVRQVSASLARQLVADAEGASHDLAVHVVGASSEAAAVAVGRAVTRSNLVKTAVFGNDPNWGRVLAQIGTVPESVAPFAPDQVDVTVNGVQVCRAGGAWADRAGVDLASNREVHIEIDLHAGTADATVWTNDLTHGYVHENSAYTT
- the argC gene encoding N-acetyl-gamma-glutamyl-phosphate reductase, producing the protein MSFTVAVAGASGYAGGEMLRLLLAHPEARIGTLTAHNNAGSVLAEHHPHLHALADRVLEPTSVEALAGHDVVVLALPHGASGQIAAELEALGSDAVLVDLGADHRLVDAADWEAFYGSPHAGTWPYGLPELIRAEHADTQRTALAGARRIAVPGCNVTAVTLGLQPGVAAGLVDPQDVVAVLAVGYSGAGKALRPHLLAAEALGAAAPYSVAGTHRHIPEIAQNLRSAGAAAVSLSFTPVLVPMSRGILATTTARIAPGVDDAALRAAWEAAYADEPFVRLLPPGRWPTTASVVGSNTAEVQVALDAAAGRVVTVTAIDNLVKGTAGGALQSLNLALGLPEVLGLPLDGVAP